The following proteins come from a genomic window of Malus sylvestris chromosome 4, drMalSylv7.2, whole genome shotgun sequence:
- the LOC126619589 gene encoding beta-amylase 3, chloroplastic has product MTLTLRSSASFINLKDHKGLKTSDDSPGTICFAQIKPSCRLRAKSSMQETQLLHEKNLMTISDGRRELLHALPNTAHSSTDNKVPVYVMLPLDTVSHGGHLNKPRAMNASLMALKQAGVEGVMVDAWWGLVEKDGPSKYNWEGYAELVQMVQKHGMKIQIVMSFHQCGGNVGDSCSIPLPPWVLEEISKNPDLVYTDKSGRRNPEYISLGCDSLPVLGGRTPIQVYTDYMRSFRDRFIDYLGDVIVEIQVGMGPCGELRYPAYPESNGTWRFPGIGEFQCYDKYMRASLEASAEALGKRDWGRSGPHDSGHYNQFPEDTGFFKRDGTWNTEYGQFFLEWYSGKLLRHGDRILSAAKGVFQGSGAKLSGKIAGIHWHYRSRSHAAELTAGYYNTRHRDGYLPTAKMFSKNMVVLNFTCMEMKDREQPEHANCSPEGLVRQVKMATKRAGIDLAGENALERYDTGAFAQVLATSRSDSGNALSAFTYLRMNKRLFDGDNWRNMVEFVRSMAEGGRNRRLSECDSTGSDLFVRFIKEKKVEKTKETLLV; this is encoded by the exons ATGACGTTAACTCTCCGTTCTTCAGCTTCGTTCATCAATCTTAAAGACCACAAGGGCCTGAAAACCTCCGATGACTCCCCCGGCACGATATGCTTTGCACAAATCAAGCCATCATGCCGTCTCCGGGCAAAGAGTTCAATGCAAGAAACACAGCTCTTGCATGAGAAAAACTTAATGACTATCTCCGATGGAAGGAGAGAGTTGCTCCACGCACTCCCAAATACTGCTCACAGCAGCACTGACAACAAGGTGCCTGTGTATGTGATGCTCCCGCTCGACACGGTGAGTCATGGAGGGCATTTGAATAAGCCGAGAGCAATGAATGCGAGTTTGATGGCCCTGAAGCAAGCAGGTGTTGAAGGAGTTATGGTGGATGCGTGGTGGGGATTGGTGGAGAAGGACGGACCTTCCAAGTACAATTGGGAAGGGTATGCTGAGCTTGTGCAGATGGTGCAAAAGCATGGCATGAAGATCCAAATCGTCATGTCTTTTCATCAGTGTGGAGGAAATGTTGGAGACTCATGCAG CATTCCTCTACCTCCATGGGTGCTTGAAGAAATCAGCAAGAATCCTGACCTTGTTTACACAGACAAATCAGGCAGGAGGAATCCTGAGTACATATCCTTGGGATGCGATTCATTGCCTGTTCTCGGAGGAAGAACTCCCATTCAGGTCTACACCGATTACATGAGGAGCTTCCGCGACAGATTCATTGACTACTTGGGCGATGTTATTGTG GAAATTCAAGTAGGCATGGGTCCTTGTGGGGAGCTCAGATATCCAGCTTATCCAGAAAGCAACGGAACTTGGAGGTTTCCTGGAATTGGAGAATTCCAATGCTATGACAAG TACATGAGAGCTTCCCTGGAAGCATCAGCAGAGGCACTGGGGAAGAGAGATTGGGGAAGAAGTGGACCACATGATTCCGGCCACTACAATCAATTTCCTGAAGACACAGGATTTTTCAAAAGAGATGGAACTTGGAACACTGAGTATGGACAGTTCTTCCTTGAATGGTACTCCGGAAAGCTACTAAGACACGGAGATAGAATACTGTCAGCTGCAAAAGGGGTATTCCAAGGATCTGGAGCTAAATTATCTGGAAAGATTGCTGGGATTCACTGGCACTACAGATCAAGATCACATGCGGCTGAATTAACTGCGGGCTACTACAACACTAGACACAGAGATGGTTACCTACCAACTGCCAAAATGTTCAGCAAAAACATGGTTGTATTAAACTTCACCTGCATGGAAATGAAAGATAGAGAACAGCCAGAACATGCAAATTGCTCACCAGAAGGTCTAGTGAGGCAGGTAAAGATGGCAACCAAGAGAGCTGGAATTGACCTAGCAGGAGAGAATGCACTGGAGAGGTATGACACTGGTGCGTTTGCACAAGTTTTAGCAACAAGCAGATCAGATTCCGGTAATGCCTTAAGTGCATTTACATATCTCCGAATGAACAAGAGATTGTTCGATGGGGATAACTGGAGGAACATGGTTGAATTTGTGAGGAGCATGGCAGAAGGTGGCCGGAACAGACGTCTATCAGAGTGTGACTCCACCGGAAGTGACCTCTTTGttcgttttatcaaagaaaagaaagttgagaaaacaaaagaaactctTCTCGTGTAG
- the LOC126619754 gene encoding putative nucleobase-ascorbate transporter 10, with product MAQGCCGGGNNNNGGSNGGGGNGSGNGGSGGGNGGNGGGNNNNKTEELQPHPLKEQLPGVQYCVNSPPPWPEAIMLGFQHYLLTLGITVLIPSMLVPKMGGGNIEKARVIQTMLFVSGFNTLFQSLFGTRLPTVVTASYTYVIPTTSILLASRYKDYSDPHEKFFDTMRGIQGALIITASFQMIIGFLGLWRNAIRCLSPLSVVPYITFTGLGVYRLGFPTLARCVELGVPELIVMVFIAQYLPHILNTKKKICDRFAVLFSIPIVWLFAQLLTSSGAYNNKPTTTQLSCRTDRSGLVGAAPWIYIPYPFQWGSPTFNVGEALAMIAASFVSTFESTGTFFTTARYGSATPVPPSVVSRGVGWLGIGVLFDGMFGSLIGSAASVENAGLLALTKVGSRRVIQISAGFMIFFSVFGKFGALFASIPTPIIAAIYCVLYGYVSAAGLGFLQFCNLNSFRTKFILGFSFFLGISIPQYFREYYHKGAESSSGWFDDLVTVIFMSHTTVAAIVAMVLDCSLAREDNASRKDSGLYWWEKFSLYGSDIRNDEFYALPCRLNKFFPAL from the exons ATGGCTCAAGGCTGTTGTGGCGGTGGTAACAATAACAACGGAGGTagtaatggtggtggtggaaaTGGTAGTGGGAATGGTGGGAGTGGTGGTGGCAATGGTGGAAATGGTGgtggcaacaacaacaacaaaaccgaGGAGTTACAACCACACCCACTGAAAGAGCAATTACCAGGCGTCCAGTATTGTGTTAACAGCCCGCCACCATGGC CtgaagcaatcatgctgggttTCCAGCACTACCTATTGACTCTTGGGATTACTGTCCTAATTCCAAGTATGCTTGTCCCCAAAATGGGTGGAGGAAAT ATTGAGAAGGCTAGGGTGATACAAACCATGCTCTTTGTTTCGGGGTTCAACACGCTCTTCCAGTCTCTATTTGGAACCCGACTTCCTACTGTGGTAACGGCTTCATATACATATGTAATCCCCACAACATCCATACTCCTAGCCAGTAGATACAAGGATTATTCAGATCCTCATGAG AAGTTTTTCGACACTATGAGAGGTATACAAGGTGCCTTAATCATTACCGCCAGTTTCCAGATGATCATCGGCTTCCTAGGCTTGTGGAGAAATGCAATAAG GTGCCTTAGCCCTCTTTCTGTTGTCCCATACATAACTTTTACTGGACTAGGAGTTTATCGTCTCGGTTTCCCTACG TTGGCCAGATGTGTTGAACTCGGGGTTCCAGAGTTGATCGTCATGGTTTTCATTGCACAG TATCTTCCTCatattttaaatacaaagaagaAAATATGCGACAGATTTGCAGTGTTGTTCTCCATCCCAATTGTATGGTTGTTTGCACAACTTTTAACCTCAAGTGGTGCATATAATAACAAACCTACAACAACTCAACTGAGTTGCCGCACTGATCGTTCTGGCCTTGTTGGTGCAGCTCCCTG GATATACATTCCATATCCATTTCAATGGGGAAGCCCTACTTTTAATGTAGGAGAAGCTCTTGCAATGATTGCTGCTTCTTTCGTTTCAACCTTTGAG TCGACTGGTACATTTTTCACTACAGCAAGATACGGGAGTGCCACACCTGTACCACCTTCTGTTGTTAGCCGTGGAGTTGGCTGGTTG GGTATAGGAGTTCTATTTGACGGGATGTTTGGTTCCCTAATTGGTTCTGCAGCATCAGT TGAGAATGCTGGCCTATTAGCATTGACAAAAGTTGGAAGCCGTAGAGTCATCCAAATTTCAGCTGGCTTCATGATTTTCTTCTCAGTATTTG GAAAATTTGGAGCCCTTTTTGCTTCTATTCCAACACCAATCATAGCAGCTATTTACTGCGTCTTATATGGCTATGTCT CTGCTGCAGGGCTTGGCTTTCTTCAGTTTTGTAACCTGAACAGTTTTAGGACAAAATTTATACTGGGgttctctttcttcttgggGATTTCTATCCCACAATACTTCAGAGAATATTATCACAAAGGCGCCGAAAGCAGTTCTGGATGG TTCGACGATTTAGTTACTGTGATCTTCATGTCTCACACGACGGTAGCtgcaattgtagcaatggtcttgGATTGTTCACTGGCCCGGGAAGACAATGCATCTCGAAAAGACAGTGGTTTGTACTGGTGGGAGAAGTTTAGCTTGTATGGTTCAGATATTAGGAATGACGAGTTCTATGCATTACCATGCAGATTGAACAAGTTTTTCCCGGCCCTTTGA
- the LOC126619590 gene encoding uncharacterized protein LOC126619590, whose protein sequence is MEKTFTLLRTIVTATVFSAVSGWYGFMFGRESARKELGSLIEDLRRQNPNSDPPRSPPPPHA, encoded by the coding sequence atggagaaaacctTCACACTCCTTCGTACAATTGTCACTGCAACTGTCTTCTCTGCTGTTTCCGGATGGTACGGATTCATGTTCGGAAGAGAATCTGCTCGCAAAGAACTCGGAAGTTTGATCGAAGACCTTCGCCGCCAGAATCCCAACTCCGATCCGCCACGTTCACCTCCGCCTCCACATGCTTGA